The segment AACCTGGCCGACGAAGTGGTTCTCATGGCCTACGACTTTCATTCCCCTAGAACGAAGCCGGGCCCCGTCACTCGATTATCCTGGGCTAAAGAAAATATTGACCTACTCGGAAAAACGTATAAACCGAATCAAATTTGGCTCGGACTTCCTCTCTACGGATATTCTTGGATGAAAGGAAGATCAAAACCGAAAGTAATCAGCCGAAAATTGGATTCGGTTAGAATGGCAAAGTTAGGGAGGAAAGAAGACGGCATTTATATAGTTGAGAACGAATTCGAAATATCGAGTTTGATTTTAGACGAGACGGATTGGATTAAACTAAGTCGCGAAATCGGAATATCTGGAATCGCTTACTGGCGACTCGGATTTTAGCCTTAAATCGAATTACAATTACTCTCACCGAAAGTCATAGACGATTCTTACATTATAACTTTTTCCTTTTTCATTATTGATATTACTAGTTCCTTTATACTCCATAATCCGTTTACTTTCGATATCGTAAATCAAGTCTATCGGCTTGATGAAGACCGATAGAATCGAATTTTCGATCCTCATCCTTAAGAAAAGCGCCGATCTCCCCTTAAACGATCCGGTTTTCGTTTTCTCCACGTAGAATCGGAATGTATCTAACTCGACTGGGACAAAAATTCTAAAGTTTATTCTCTTTCCTGCCAAGAGTTCGCTCCAATGATCCTCCACAAAATAATCGAAGCCGCCGTCCAGGGCGGATAAATCCCCACCATCCACAACTTTCTCCTTAATAGGATCTCCCGTTTTGCGCCTTGCAAATAATCGAACTCTCGTTCCTGATTCGAATTCGCCGCCTTCCAAATAGCCGTCTCGAAAGTCCTCTAAATTGAAATCAGGTAAGGATCGGTTTTTTAGGAAGGAAATTCGCTTAGTGGCAAATATATTACCTTCGGGATTAATATATTGAACAATGGAACGAGCATGTTTACCGTTCTCCCAGAATTCCTCGTGCATATCCTTATATAATAATTTACCTGTTTCCAATTCGTAAGCAGTCCCCGAAAAGCGTACGATTCGCTGAGGGACTGAATCGGATCTTGTTTCCAATATAGGGCAAAGAAGCAAGACGCAAAGAAGGAATAACTTATAAACCGTGCTAAAACAGTACATTTCATCTTTAGACGGCGGAAATCGATTTCGGCAATTTTTTATTATTCGGTTCTGTTTTCCAAGAAAAACTAAGAAGAACGCTCGGGCTGATTGTTATTTAATACATAAAAAGGGTCCTTACTAAATGAAACTTTGGAATTTCCGCATTCATTTCTTCTCGATTATTTTGTTTTCGTTCATCATTCTATCATCTTGTTCTAAAATAAAGAGCTGGATCGGAGGGAAACACCTAAAGTCGGGCGCCGTAGTAGTATTCCATAATGGTCCTGTCCACGCCTATCGAGATACTAAACAATTGCCGTTGCAGACAGGCTCGGTTCTTCAACCCCAAGATGAAATCATAACAAATTCGGGATCGATCGATATTCAAACCGGAGAGGGCCATATCATTCGCGTAAGACCGTTCAGTAAACTAAGGCTGGACTCATTTCAAATTAAAGAGTCGCCGGGTATCAACTTAGTTCTTCGTGCCGGAGGGGTTTTGATCCGGGCAGGAAAATTAAGAAACAATGAAAACTTTAGAATTTCGGCGCCTACCGCCATCGCCGCAGTCCGTGGAACAGCATTTTCATTTGAAATCATAGAGGAGGAACTCCCGAAAATCAAAGTTTATGAAGGTCTAGTTGCAATGACTCTTAAACTTCCGATGAGCAAAGAGATTACTCCAGAAATGATCGCTCGAAAACCTTTGCTTCAAAAATTCCAACAGTTCTTATCCGAAAACGAAGTCGTGATTTCTGAAAACGAAGAAGCTACCGTAAAGCCGAAATTCGAAGATTTAGTCCATCTAGTATTAACGCGCATCGAATTGAACAAGGGCAATAACGGGATTCTTGAACTCGATGAACAAGAGTATGTGAAGTCTTATTCGAAAAATTCTATCGAAATTAGCCCGCAAGAAAAAGCAGAATTGGATACTTTGGTATCTGTCGACCAGGAAATCATCGATCAAACTCTTAATTCCGATACTAAAAAAGATTCGATGTCATTAAAGGATTCGATTCGCAAAGACCATGAACAAAAACTAAATTCGGCCTTTTCCAAAATCGAATCCGAAGCGGCTTCAAAAAATCTAGAATCAGAAATGGAAATTCATAATTTCTACAACGTTCTCGAGACGGTCCATAAAACGGATAAAACCCAATTGAACGGGGCAATTCTTACTCAAATCGGAGATACTCTAATCCTCCATTCACCGCAAGGGGTTTTTCGCTTGGATAGAAAAGATATAGATTTCGTGGAATATAAAAATTTTCAAATTAGCACTAAGAAGAAAGTTCAAAATCCCAAATAGCAAATCGATCCGGATCGGCTTATAGCGTATTTCAAGCTGATTTTTTCCTTCCCTTTCTTGCCGCCTCTCGGAAATCCTTTCCACAACCCTATGCAAAAGAAAATACTCCTTCTCGGTTCAGGCGAACTGGGAAAAGAATTTGTCATCTCAGCCCAACGACTCGGGCAATACGTAATCGCTGTGGATAGTTATGATGGAGCTCCAGCCATGCAAGTCGCCCATGAAAGGGAGATCGTCGATATGCTGGGTGGATCGGCGCTTGATCGCATCGTCGAAAAGCACAAACCCGATATCATCGTTCCGGAAATCGAGGCGATTCGGACGGAGCGCTTGTACGAATATGAATCGAAAGGATTTCATGTCGTGCCGAGCGCTAAAGCGGCGAATTTTACTATGAATCGAAAATCCATTCGCGATTTAGCTGCAAAATCCCTGAATTTAAGGACGGCAAAATATTCGTACGCTACTAGTTTAAATGAGCTAAAGCAAGCAGTACAAAATCTTGGAATTCCATGTGTCGTTAAACCACTGATGTCCTCTTCCGGAAAAGGGCAATCGGTTATACACACAGTCGAGGAAATTGAAAATGCCTGGACGGCGTCGCAAACGAAAGGAAGGGCAGGCGCGTCGGAAATTATTGTAGAGGAATTTATTCCGTTCGAATCTGAAATAACATTATTAACAGTAACTCAAAAATCCGGAAAGACTCTGTTTTGTCCCCCGATCGGCCATCGACAAGAAAGAGGGGATTACCAAGAAAGTTGGCAGCCCGCCGAAATTTCCGATTCGCAATTAAAAGTCGCCCAAGATATGGCCGCTAAAGTCACAAAAGAATTGGGCGGTTTTGGAATTTGGGGTGTGGAATTTTTTCTGACAAGGGGCGAAGTCTATTTCTCGGAGCTTTCTCCGCGTCCTCATGATACCGGAATGGTGACTCTTGCAGGAACTCAAACCTTTAACGAGTTCGAGCTACATTTGAGGGCTATTCTTGGTTTACCGATTCCAGAGATCGCTTTAGTTCGGAAAGGAGCAAGTGCCGTAATCCTTTCCGAAACAGATGGCAGCGTTCCGGTTGTAAGTGGATTGGATATCGCCGCCGAAATGCCGGACTCCGATTTTAGAATTTTCGGCAAACCGTTAACAAGAAAATACAGGAGAATGGGAGTCGCCTTAGCTTATTCGAACAAGGAAGAATCCATATCTTCATTGAGAAAAAGGGCGGTTCTGATAGCTTCCAAGATACGGGTGGAATAGATTAGGTAGGATCGGGAACCATATTTCCATAATATTCTAAAAGTTCCCGATCTTTCGCTGCGACAATATCCCGGTCAACGCTTATAAAACCTCTGCCTTTCAAAACTTTTATTCCACGATTTAGAATTTCATCCACATCCTTAGTAAGATAATTTCCCTTACGGGATAGAATCGTCTCGGAAATAAGCGACCTTAAATCATTCAACCCGATCTCTCCACCCTCTTCCATAATTAATTTAGCGATTAATTGATTAGGTAGGATCCGATGATGCGCTTGCCATGAGCGCGTAATTTCCAGCGATATGGATAAAGTCGGATCGTCTTCGTGAATATATTTCGAAACGGGAATCGGTTCACATAAATCCATAAACACTTCGGTTCTCTTAAACAAAAAATCCTTAAACGAAAGATGCTCTTCCTTTCCGGTAAATTCGATATCTTCCGGAACATTCTCGTAAGATAATACGATGGGGACTACTAGAACTTCGCTACCGGTATGCTTAAATGCCTCTACGGATGTGGAAAGAATTCCGGTTTTTATAGGAATGATTCCGCCGGTCCGAGAACGAGTTCCTTCAGGATAGACTAATGTTGGAATTCCAGCCTCCAGCATCATCGTCGAATATTGAGTCAAACAATCCAAATAAAGAAGATTCCGATTTCTCTTCCTATCCACCATATAGGCGCCGAGTGCCTTTAACACTCTTGCCAGACCTGGTGTTCCCATGACTTTTTTATCCGCAGCATATCTTGGAACAGGTAATCCTAACCATCTAAGCCCGAACGCAACTTCAATGGAATCCAAATGAGATCTATGAGTCGGCGTGTAAAGAATATCATATCTGGATGCAAGTGATTTAACCTCTTTCACACATCCTCCGATCTTAGGAAGACCTCCTCCAGGCTTAAACCCTCCGATTGCAAACCGAGCGGGAGCCACCAAATGTATAAGCGACTCCCGTAAAAATGGGCGGTAATCATCGGCGATTTCCGAAACGTAAAATTCGACGATCTTTTCTAAATCTCTAGCGCCTCTCGTTTCGTAGGCGCTATTGGCCTCTTTCCAAAGTTGGATTTCTTTCGGAAGTTGCGCCAAATCGGTACCTGATTTATTTTCAATAGCCTCGCCATATCTTTTTTCTAATCCTTTTATTTGTAGACCCGCTTGTTTTAAAATACGATCAGCCATTCCGGGCTGCGAGTTTATATGTCTGAGAACTCTTCGCCTGAGGGCATATTGAAACTCCTGACCCGATGCTAAAGATAAACCTGAGCGCTTGCCGGCAAATTTTGAGATCGTCCGAATTTTGTCACTAGTCGATTTCGATACAAATCGAATGATTTGCGTCGGTGAAACTTTTCTCGTTAAGATTTCGAATAACGTCGTGAACAACGGCAGCGATACTCCGTTCTCGTTAGCTAAATCGAGAATTGTGGATAGCGAATATGCACCTTCCACATGAGACTCGCTTTGAATCACCTCTTTTTGAATGAACTCCTTCGGATTAAAAAAAAGTTCTAGACGCTCCAATAAATTCGGCTCATCTTCCCCGGATATCAGCTTACGAACGAATCTCTGGCCGTAAGCTCGGTTTCTGCTCGAGCGAGACGTCGAAGTCGTAATCAGATCGGCAAGTCCAAATTCCATAGCCGATTCTGTGGAAAGCTCCAATGCTTTCAATAATTCCAGAATTTCGGCGAATCCGAGTCGAATTAACTCGCCTTCAAAATTGCTTCCGCATTCGGGAATTCCGCTGGCAATACCGCAAGCGATAGCAATAGGATTTTTTAAGACGCCGATGATTTCAACCGCACGTATATCGTCGTAAGTTTTTGTATGATTGTGCGAACCGGAGAATAATTCTTCCAGAACAAAGGAAGCTCTTTTTCCTGTCGAGGCAACCGAAAAAAAACTATGCTGATCTTTGCTCATTTCGGAAAGAAGATTAGGTCCGGCTACAGATGCGTATTCAAGATTGGAAATATTCAGTCTATCTTTTGTATAAAGTAAATAGTCTGAAAAAGTAATACTCCCCGTTTTCCGTCGCGTCGAACTTGAAACGATTCCCTTCGTAAAAGAAAGAATTATATGATTTTCATTGGGAGAGAGGGAAGCGCAAATACTGTCGATTATGTTTTCTTTCAGCCTAGACGGGACAGCGGAAACGATAACCCACGATCCGGTCGATAGAAAATCGGTATCATAAACCACGGTAACATTATTCGGGAGAGATACGTTATCATCCAAAAGTTCTGCTGATCTTTCTTTTTGTATTCGTTCCGCTTTTTTACGATCCCCATACCACAAAAAGACCCGATCTGCTTTTGCGGAAACAACGGTAGATAGAAAAACCCCCATCGGCCCTCCACCAAACACTGCCACATTTGGATAAAGGATTTCGGGATTTTCTATCTCGCTCATCATTTTTTTCCGTAACAAAATTTCTAACTTCCGGGATAGTTTCATTTAAGATTCGGAGAAGAAAACCAATAAATCAATTTTGAGTTTTCAGGTTGCCTTTCCGCAATTAGACCTGAGTTTTGTTCGAGAGCCATACTTTGGATTGGAAGATCCGCTCTTAACGTTTTCCGGTCCCTACTTCATGAAAATTCCTTTCCGATTATTTCCGATTTTATTGAGTTTCGTTTTCTGTTTCAATTGTGCAACATACTGGTCACAAAGAAAGAACGATCTTCAAGACGTATTCACTGCCGGGGTTGAAAACCCGGGTTATGGCCTCGGAGTGAGAGTCGGTCCTTTAGCTGCCGGATTCGTTTTTCAAGGAGGAGAAACGGAGCCGGGAAAGAAGAATTTAGGGACTGGATACGGAATCCGAGGAGGCAGCATCGGATCCTATCGTTCACAACAACTCATTTTCGGGATCTTAGGAAGCGATAAATTTCATGCGCTCCCTAAAGGAATTAAAGCTGCGCCTCCAGTTCCGAAAGTTCCCGATGTGGATGTGCAAGCTCCCGAGGGGGGTAACGCTAATCCAGGATTATTATTTCCGGAGCTCCCGGAAGAAGAGGGTAATAATAATGAGAACTCGGAAATCGATACTCTGGATGAAAGACAAAAAGCGAAAAGCTTCGATATTCGATATCTAAAGTTTTATAATATACCCGTAGAAGAAAGGCGAAAGCAAAAGAAAGAGGCGTTCTTTCGAAAGTACATAGAAAATCTGGATCCGGATAAAAAGAACGAAGCGCTTCAAAGCTTCTTAGCGGAAAACCCCGTTAATAAAGACGATTATCCAAAGGCATTTTTATTTCAATTAGAACTCTATGTAGGAGCTCGGTACGGAATTCGTATCGGATTTAACGTGGCTGAGTTATTGGATTTTCTGATCGGCTTTACGGGCTTAGATATATTAGAGGACGATATTTAATAAAAGAAGGCCGCAAAGTATAGCGACCTTCCTTGAAATAGAACGTATAAAACGCGAATTAAAGTTTATATTCGTATTTTTTGATAACGCCTTTCTTATCGACGACCACTCTAATGAACTTGGTATCGTCGTTAATTCTTGAAGGTTTTTCGGCTAAAGTCTTGTACGAATTCTTTTGATAAGTAGTCGATTCTAGATACCATTCCAAAAGGGATCCGTCTTGAGTATTTTGCTCGACAGTCGGCGTACCCAGTAAAGCTTCCGCTTTTAACCTTTTATCGCCTTCTTTAATCATGCTAGCTTCTACTGTGCGAAGATCCGAATTTGGTTGATAAGCCGGTTCGCTTTTTTTTACCTCGGAAGAGCAAGCGCCAAGAAAGAGAATCGTTGAAACAAACAAGATCATGGAAAGAATTTTTTTCATTCTTCACTCCTTTATGCCTTTTCTAAGGCAGTCTTTAAAGCGTATCAATTCTTACCAAGTAAAGGGATTTGTCACGCGGAATTTCCCAGCTTATCGGTGAGTAATATCAGAAACTCATCCAACTCCCGCTTTAATTTAGTCACTTTTTCCTGAGTAAGTCCGGACTCCGCAAAAAGTCTTTCGGGAATGCACGCTGCCTTTTTGCGAAGATTTCGTCCCTTAGTCGTTAATTTTACGACAAGTGAGCGCTCATCTTCACTCGAACGTTCTCTCGTCAAAAGTCCCTGCGTTTCCATTTTTTTTAGCAGCGGGGTTAACGTACCGGAATCTAAAAATAGTCTATCGCCGATTTCTTTTAACGGTATTCCGTCTTCTTCCCACAAAACCAGAAGTACTATATATTGCGGGTACGTTAGATCGAATTCCTCCAAGATAGGACGGTACAATGCCGTCACTACCCTAGAGGACGCGTAGAGCGGAAAGCATATCTGCCGATCTAGACTTAACGAATTCTCTCTCACTTTTTAAGGAGTTCCTTCACTTTCTCGTCGATTTTTTCCGGAGGAGTAGTCGGGGCAAAACGTTTAATCACATTGCCCTGCTTATCTATGAGAAACTTGGTGAAATTCCATTTGATTGCTTTTCCTAAAAGTCCCGGAGCTTCATTCTTCAAATATTTGAAAACAGGATGCGCCCCATCGCCATTTACTTCTATTTTTTTGAAAAGAGGGAATTGGACTCCGAAGTTTACCTGACAGAAATTTTGAATTTCATCGTCGGTTCCGGGCTCTTGGTGACCGAATTGATCGCAAGGGAAACCTAAAATTTCCAATCCTTCCGATTTATACTTGTCGTACATTTCTTGAAGACCTTTGTATTGCGGGGTAAAACCGCATTCACTCGCCGTATTGACGATAAGAAGTACTTTTCCTTTATAGTCTTCCAATTTCTTTTCTTTTCCGCTATTCAAAGTAGCGGTTAATTCGTATAGATTCTGCGCCATTGTGCAATTTCTCCAGATTTATATATTTATATTGTATACAATTTAATTTTTTGCAATCTATTTTTCTTTGTAGAGAGATTTTTAATGGCTCTATTATTAAAAATGAATGATTAGACTAAAGTTCAAAGAATGAAATCGAGCGAAATTTATTCATCGTTCGGTTGTCCGGTGAATAAACGCCTACATAGTCGATTTAAGAAAAAATTAGATCTTGATGGATAGAGAGAATATAAATTGACGGTCCAGTCTCGACATACTAGCTTCCCTGGGATAAACTGAGTCTCTCGAAAGTCGATACTGGTAAGTGAATCGAACCAGAAAAGTCTCGTTCGGAATATAATCCAAAGTCGTCGTCGTCCCGCCGGTTTGAAAACCGTGTACGGTTCCGGTTTGAACGATCATCTGCTCCCGGTCCACATATCTTTCGAGACGGGAGCCGATCCTCCATTCAGGTAAAAATCGATAGGCCACCCAAAGATTTCCGACATATAGTTGGCGATAAGCGGAACTATCCCTATTTAAGTAGGCCGGCCCGTTGGGAAGATATATTAAGTCGCGATCGTCCGCTCTGCGCTGATATGCGACGTCGAACGACGAAGCGATTATCCAAGTATCGGAAGGTTTCCATTCCGCGATAAAATTATTATAATAACGAACTTCCTTTGGAATCGGGGTCGGCAGCTCGTTTCCCATAAACGTATTCCATCGAAACATAAGGCTTTTCATTGGAGTCCACTCCAATCGAAATCCTCCGGAGACGTCCTTGTTATTGTCCGTTACGACTTGATAGCCGTTGTCCAAGTGTAATTGGTATTTCAATTTATCTGTGATTTTTCCGCTTAAACGAACACCGGAAACGTAATATGGTACGTTATCTAAGGAAAGGGCTCTCGTATAAACAAAGTTGTCGTGAGAGACCCAGGATTCATATCCCAAGTGTCCAAAATAAATACCCATATCCAACCACGTGGACTTACCAAGTTTGATACCTCCGTAGGCCTCTTGCATATTACGAACTGAAAATTCGTTACTCGTTTTACCTGTTGTTCCTTCCCCGACGTAATTCGCCGCTACGGAAGTTCCGAACTGAACGGCGAACCGTCCCCGATATTTATTCGTTTCAAAATTAGCGTCCAAATACGCCAAATTGATGTTGAATTCGTTGGTTCGCGTTGCCTGAGTAGTGTACGAAGCTTCCTTGGAATTTGGCCGATTAAAGCTTGCATTGTAGTAACTATCTACGAAAAATCCTAACTTCAAAGGAAACAAATTTGCAATATCCTTCGCGGTAAGAGACGGTTTCTTCTCAGATTCTACTTCAACTTGAAGTTCCTTTGAAGAATTAGAATCCGTCTCCTTCGTTTCAGACGGAACATTTTCCTTTTTCTCTGAAATTTTTAAGTCCTGCGAAGAAATAACCTTCTGATTTTCCTCAGAATAAAGAGAAGAACCGAGAACGAAAAATCCGAAGATACAGATCGCAATGGATACTTTTAAATTGTTCATATTTTTTCGAAGCGGGATCGCAGCCTAACGCTCGGATTTAGGTTTCCGAGAATTATTCATAAATGGATCAAGTCCATTTATTTTTATTGCGAGAAAGAATCTTAAGTTAAACCTAAAGTCGATACGATAGCATTAATATTTTAACGGTACAACTCTAGATTTTTTATGTATAACCGGAATATTCTAAGTTTTAGAAAATTAAAAATCCACTTCCCATTAATCGGAAGTCGCCATACGTCCGAACAAAAAAGAATTACGAGGTAATTTCGAATGGAACAGCAGAGCATTTTAATCACGGCGATTATTTTATTAGCAACGGCGGTCCTTTGCGTTCCCATATTTAAGAAATTAGGAATCGGATCCATCATCGGTTACGTAGCCGGAGGAATTCTAATCGGTCCGTATGGAATAAGATTAGTAACCGGAGGAACGGAAATACTTCATTTTGCGGAGTTCGGAGTCGTCTTACTGCTTTTCTTAATCGGTTTGGAACTTCGCCCACAAACCCTCTGGGTCCTTCGAAAACCTGTTTTCGGGATGGGTTTTGCACAAGTCGCGATTACATCCTGTATATTAACTTTTTTGATAGAATGGACGTTTCATATCGGATGGGTAGCCTCTTCTCTTTTAGGCCTGAGTCTTTCGCTTTCTTCTACAGCATTTGCACTCCAATCTTTGGCCGAAAAAAATCAGTTAACGACTGCGCACGGTAGATCGGCCTTTGCCATCCTATTATTCCAGGATCTTGCCGTAATTCCCGTCATGGCGATCCTACCTCTCGCTGCACTGAATAATTCCGTTACAGACCATCAGGTCGCCTTTGACTCTGCTAAATTCGGTTTAGCCTTATTTGCAATTCTATTAGTCGTTTTGGGAGGCCGTTACCTGACGCGACCCTTATTTCGGATTATCGCTTCTTCCGGGAACCATGAGATTTTCGTAGCGCTTTCCCTTCTGCTCGTCTTAGGAGTCGCCTTAGCTATGGAAATGGTCGGTCTATCGATGGCTCTTGGATCGTTTTTGGGAGGTGTGCTTCTAGCCGACTCCGAATATCGTCACGAGCTGGAAGCTAACTTGGAGCCGTTTAAGGGATTACTTCTTGGCCTATTCTTCTTGGCCGTAGGTATGTCTATGAATGTAAATATACTAGCAATGGATCCTTTTTTTATAATAGGGATTGCAATCGGCTTAATGTTCGTCAAAGGCTTAATTCTATATATCATCGGTAGATTCAATAATTTAAATAGCGAATCAGCTATAAACTTATCGTTAAATATATCTCAGGGCGGGGAATTCGCTTTCGTTATTCTGAATGTAGCAGTTCAATTCGGAATTCTTAGTAAACAAATATCGGAATATTCCATCGTAGTCGTTACGATATCGATGCTTTTAACCCCGTTCTTTACGATTTTAAAAGAAAAGCTACTGGACCCTTATTTCAATCAGGAAGAGGAAATGCCCGCAGATGTAATCGACGAGAGAAATCGAGTCATCATCGCTGGGTTCGGTCGTGTCGGCCAAATCATCGGCAGGATGCTCTACGTGCATAAAATCGGATTCACCGCACTGGAGCATAATGCCGAGCAGGTTAGCGCCGCACGTAAATTCGGTCACAAAATCTATTACGGAGATGCAAGTCGATTGGATCTGCTAGTCTCGGCAGGAGCCGCCCAGGCTGATATTCTGATTCTGGCCGTGCAGGATATGGAATTATCCCTAAAGATTGCGGAACTCGTGAAGAAAAATTTCCCTAATCTCCAGATCATCGCTCGCGCAAGAAACAGAGCCCATTATTTTAATCTAATGGATCTGGGAGTGGAGACGATCCGTAGGGACACGTTTGCTTCGTCACTCGAGATAGGTGGGGAGGTCCTGATGGAACTGGGTTTCTTACCGTCGGAGGTGGAAGCGATTCTGCAGAAATTTAGAGATTACGACGAAGAAATGTTATTAGGACAATACAAAGTTCGCCATAATGAAAAAGAGCTCATCGCATTTTCTAAGAATGCGGTCAAGCAGTTGGAAGAAGCGTTTGCAGCCGATAGACTGGAAAAAGAAGCTTCCTAACCGATTTGTTAATTTAAAGTTTCTCTGATTGATTGAAAGAACGACCAACTCTTAAATGAAAAAAAATAGCATTCCGTTTCTCTTTTCTATCGTTTTCTTTGTAAACGTGCTACTACCGGTTACACCACGTTCGGATACGATTTGGAACGTCCCGACCGGGATGAGTATTATTCTACATGGCGATACCAACTTGGATGAGTTCCAGGACTTGCGCAAAGAGTTCACGGATTACGGTTTAATAAATCTCAAAGGTAAAGAGTATAATATTTTTCCGATCGGAGTTTCGATTCTAGCGATTCCGCAATTATTCCTGATGACCCAAATAAACGGTTCGAAAGAAATATTAAACCATTCTATCGAGGCGGGAAAGTTCGTCGCGGCTGGATGGATGGCTCTGGCAACGGTATTCATCTTCTTAGGATTTAAAAAGAAATTCGGTTATCAAAAAGCGCTTTATTTCGCCATTCTCTTTGCATTTGCGACCCCGACATTGTCGACGGGGGGTCGGGCCATTTGGCAGCAGAGCGGCGCGCTTCTACTTAATACGATGTTAATGTATATTCTAATTCGAGGAATTTACGGAAAGAAAGAACTGCTCTGGATCGGATTGATCTGCGGCTTCGCAATATGGGTTCGCCCCACCACCCTTTTGGTTTCCATTCCGACATTTTTCTTTCTATTACTTAGGGAGAGAAGAAAGGTAGTCTGGGTGTTTGTTACTGCGATCCCGGTTTTTCTTCTTTTTATGTATTATACTTTTGACATATATGAAAGTTTTTTACCGGCTTATTATTCGAATCATTCTGCTCGAATTTTCCGATTCGAAAAATTCGGAGAAGCTTTTGCCGGATTACTTTTTAGTCCCAACAGAGGATTATTTATCTGGTCGCCTTTCCTGGCTTTATCGATTCTAGGGATTCTACGAATTAACAAAGATCAGGATTCGCCTATTTCAATCCTATTTCTGATCTGCATGGCGCTGCACTTGATTCTCCTTTCCAGCTTCGATATGTGGTGGGGAGGTCATTCCATCGGGCCGAGATTGTTAACGGAAACGATTCCATTCTTTCTATGGTTTACCTTAAAAGGTGTATTACAACTTTCTGAACATATTCGATCGAACAAAGCCGTTCGAACTTTCTGGCTTATCGCCTGCCTATTAAGTTTTATTTTTCATTTTCGAGCATCGGCGGATTTAGGTCCGACTATCTGGAATAGAAGCCCACAAAGTATAGATGCAAACCCCTCCCGAGTTTGGGATTGGCACGACCCGCAATTTTTGAGCGGCGATCACGCATTAAAGTTTATTTTATAAAGTATTCAAACCGTATAACGGTAGGCGATTCGAAGACGGCGGGTCCAGAAGATCGTTGCGATGCGGGTATTTTTAAGGAAAGATCTTAGGATCCGGGCTGAAGTGAGAAACTTGCGGGCAGAGGGACTCGAACCCTCACTAGAAGCTTGGAAGGCTACGGTGCTAGCCATTACACCATGCCCGCGATAAGATAGGGATAGTTTTTTGTTGGTTAGGAGGATGTCAATCGAAAAGAATGATTTTTGTATGTGGGAAATTGAGTTGGGAAATTGGGAGAAGGATCTCCCCGGTTTTTGGAAGTATCGAAAAGAGTTCGAACGAATCAGTCACCTTAGAAATATTTTGAGCGTTCTCCATTGGGACATGGAAGTCACCTTACCGGAAGCAGGACAAGAAGAGCGAGCTGAGCAGATCGGATTG is part of the Leptospira broomii serovar Hurstbridge str. 5399 genome and harbors:
- a CDS encoding FecR family protein, whose product is MKLWNFRIHFFSIILFSFIILSSCSKIKSWIGGKHLKSGAVVVFHNGPVHAYRDTKQLPLQTGSVLQPQDEIITNSGSIDIQTGEGHIIRVRPFSKLRLDSFQIKESPGINLVLRAGGVLIRAGKLRNNENFRISAPTAIAAVRGTAFSFEIIEEELPKIKVYEGLVAMTLKLPMSKEITPEMIARKPLLQKFQQFLSENEVVISENEEATVKPKFEDLVHLVLTRIELNKGNNGILELDEQEYVKSYSKNSIEISPQEKAELDTLVSVDQEIIDQTLNSDTKKDSMSLKDSIRKDHEQKLNSAFSKIESEAASKNLESEMEIHNFYNVLETVHKTDKTQLNGAILTQIGDTLILHSPQGVFRLDRKDIDFVEYKNFQISTKKKVQNPK
- the purT gene encoding formate-dependent phosphoribosylglycinamide formyltransferase, whose product is MQKKILLLGSGELGKEFVISAQRLGQYVIAVDSYDGAPAMQVAHEREIVDMLGGSALDRIVEKHKPDIIVPEIEAIRTERLYEYESKGFHVVPSAKAANFTMNRKSIRDLAAKSLNLRTAKYSYATSLNELKQAVQNLGIPCVVKPLMSSSGKGQSVIHTVEEIENAWTASQTKGRAGASEIIVEEFIPFESEITLLTVTQKSGKTLFCPPIGHRQERGDYQESWQPAEISDSQLKVAQDMAAKVTKELGGFGIWGVEFFLTRGEVYFSELSPRPHDTGMVTLAGTQTFNEFELHLRAILGLPIPEIALVRKGASAVILSETDGSVPVVSGLDIAAEMPDSDFRIFGKPLTRKYRRMGVALAYSNKEESISSLRKRAVLIASKIRVE
- a CDS encoding 1-acyl-sn-glycerol-3-phosphate acyltransferase, with protein sequence MSEIENPEILYPNVAVFGGGPMGVFLSTVVSAKADRVFLWYGDRKKAERIQKERSAELLDDNVSLPNNVTVVYDTDFLSTGSWVIVSAVPSRLKENIIDSICASLSPNENHIILSFTKGIVSSSTRRKTGSITFSDYLLYTKDRLNISNLEYASVAGPNLLSEMSKDQHSFFSVASTGKRASFVLEELFSGSHNHTKTYDDIRAVEIIGVLKNPIAIACGIASGIPECGSNFEGELIRLGFAEILELLKALELSTESAMEFGLADLITTSTSRSSRNRAYGQRFVRKLISGEDEPNLLERLELFFNPKEFIQKEVIQSESHVEGAYSLSTILDLANENGVSLPLFTTLFEILTRKVSPTQIIRFVSKSTSDKIRTISKFAGKRSGLSLASGQEFQYALRRRVLRHINSQPGMADRILKQAGLQIKGLEKRYGEAIENKSGTDLAQLPKEIQLWKEANSAYETRGARDLEKIVEFYVSEIADDYRPFLRESLIHLVAPARFAIGGFKPGGGLPKIGGCVKEVKSLASRYDILYTPTHRSHLDSIEVAFGLRWLGLPVPRYAADKKVMGTPGLARVLKALGAYMVDRKRNRNLLYLDCLTQYSTMMLEAGIPTLVYPEGTRSRTGGIIPIKTGILSTSVEAFKHTGSEVLVVPIVLSYENVPEDIEFTGKEEHLSFKDFLFKRTEVFMDLCEPIPVSKYIHEDDPTLSISLEITRSWQAHHRILPNQLIAKLIMEEGGEIGLNDLRSLISETILSRKGNYLTKDVDEILNRGIKVLKGRGFISVDRDIVAAKDRELLEYYGNMVPDPT
- a CDS encoding LIC13411 family adhesin, with the translated sequence MKIPFRLFPILLSFVFCFNCATYWSQRKNDLQDVFTAGVENPGYGLGVRVGPLAAGFVFQGGETEPGKKNLGTGYGIRGGSIGSYRSQQLIFGILGSDKFHALPKGIKAAPPVPKVPDVDVQAPEGGNANPGLLFPELPEEEGNNNENSEIDTLDERQKAKSFDIRYLKFYNIPVEERRKQKKEAFFRKYIENLDPDKKNEALQSFLAENPVNKDDYPKAFLFQLELYVGARYGIRIGFNVAELLDFLIGFTGLDILEDDI
- a CDS encoding LIC13410 family lipoprotein → MKKILSMILFVSTILFLGACSSEVKKSEPAYQPNSDLRTVEASMIKEGDKRLKAEALLGTPTVEQNTQDGSLLEWYLESTTYQKNSYKTLAEKPSRINDDTKFIRVVVDKKGVIKKYEYKL